The Ziziphus jujuba cultivar Dongzao chromosome 7, ASM3175591v1 genome includes a region encoding these proteins:
- the LOC107424596 gene encoding succinate dehydrogenase [ubiquinone] flavoprotein subunit, mitochondrial yields MWRCVSKGLRLSSSKRSISNDSLRSQFSRLFSSESTAGRSSYTVVDHTYDAVVVGAGGAGLRAAIGLSEHGFNTACITKLFPTRSHTVAAQGGINAALGNMSEDDWRWHMYDTVKGSDWLGDQDAIQYMCREAPKAVIELENYGLPFSRTEDGKIYQRAFGGQSLDFGKGGQAYRCACAADRTGHALLHTLYGQAMKHNTQFFVEYFALDLLMDSDGVCQGVIALNTEDGTLHRFRAASTILATGGYGRAYFSATSAHTCTGDGNAMVARAGIPLEDLEFVQFHPTGIYGAGCLITEGSRGEGGILRNSEGERFMERYAPTAKDLASRDVVSRSMTMEIREGRGVGPLKDHIYLHLNHLPPEVLKERLPGISETAAIFAGVDVTKEPIPVLPTVHYNMGGIPTNHHGEVVTIKGDNPDAIVPGLLAAGETACASVHGANRLGANSLLDIVVFGRACANRVAEIRRPGEKQKPLEKNAGEKTIAWLDKLRNSNGSLPTAQIRLNMQRIMQNNAAVFRTQETLEEGCQLIDKAWESFHDVRVKDRSLIWNSDLIETIELENLLINACVTMHSAEARKESRGAHAREDFNKRDDENWMKHTLGYWENENVRLEYRPVHMNTLDEEVESFPPKARVY; encoded by the exons ATGTGGCGCTGCGTTTCTAAAGGACTTCGTCTATCTTCTTCAAAGAGATCGATTTCGAATGACTCTCTTAGATCTCAATTTTCTCGACTATTCTCCTCCGAATCA ACTGCGGGACGGTCCTCATACACCGTGGTTGACCATACATACGATGCAGTGGTTGTAGGAGCTGGTGGTGCCGGACTGAGAGCAGCCATAGGGCTCTCAGAGCATGGATTCAACACTGCTTGCATTACTAAGCTTTTCCCAACTCGTTCACACACTGTTGCTGCCCAG GGTGGTATAAATGCTGCATTAGGAAATATGAGTGAAGACGATTGGAGGTGGCACATGTATGATACTGTTAAAGGAAGTGATTGGCTAG GTGATCAGGATGCCATCCAATATATGTGTAGGGAGGCTCCAAAAGCTGTAATTGAGCTAGAGAATTATGGATTGCCGTTTTCTCGTACTGAAGATGGTAAAATATATCAGCGTGCATTTGGTGGTCAGAGCCTTGACTTCGGAAAAG GTGGGCAGGCATACCGCTGTGCATGTGCTGCTGATAGAACGGGTCATGCACTGTTACATACTCTTTATGGCCAGGCTATGAAACATAATACACAATTTTTTGTGGAATATTTTGCTCTGGATCTGTTGATGGACAGTGATG GTGTCTGCCAAGGAGTAATTGCATTAAACACAGAGGATGGAACATTGCATCGGTTCCGTGCTGCCTCAACAATTTTGGCAACAGGG GGTTATGGCAGGGCATACTTTTCTGCAACCTCAGCTCATACCTGCACTGGAGATGGCAATGCCATGGTTGCACGTGCTGGGATCCCGCTTGAG GATTTGGAGTTCGTGCAGTTTCACCCCACAGGTATATATGGGGCTGGGTGCCTCATCACTGAAG GATCTCGTGGAGAAGGTGGTATTCTTCGGAATAGTGAAGGTGAGCGATTTATGGAACGATATGCCCCTACAGCGAAGGATCTTGCTTCAAGAGATGTTGTTTCAAGATCTATGACTATGGAAATCCGAGAGGGTCGTGGTGTAG gACCTTTGAAGGACCATATTTATCTCCACTTGAACCATTTACCCCCAGAAGTACTGAAGGAGAGGCTTCCTGGTATCTCTGAAACTGCTGCCATTTTTGCTGGTGTTGATGTTACCAAGGAGCCCATTCCTGTCTTGCCAACTGTCCACTATAATATGGGTGGAATTCCAACAAATCACCATGGAGAG GTTGTTACTATTAAAGGTGATAATCCAGATGCGATAGTTCCTGGGCTATTGGCTGCTGGAGAGACAGCCTGTGCATCAGTTCATGGCGCCAATAGACTTGGTGCAAATTCCCTCCTCGACATTGTAGTATTTGGTCGAGCTTGTGCTAATAGAGTTGCGGAAATTCGTAGACCAG GGGAGAAACAAAAACCTTTGGAAAAGAATGCTGGTGAGAAGACCATTGCGTGGCTGGACAAACTAAGGAATTCAAATGGTTCATTACCTACTGCACAAATCCGGTTGAATATGCAaagaataatgcaaaataatgcTGCTGTATTCCGCACACAAGAAACTTTAGAAGAAG GTTGTCAGTTGATTGACAAGGCATGGGAGAGTTTTCATGATGTCAGAGTAAAGGATCGAAGTTTAATATG GAACTCTGACTTGATAGAGACTATTGAACTGGAAAACCTTTTGATAAATGCCTGTGTCACCATGCATTCTGCTGAAGCCAGGAAAGAAAGCAGAGGAGCACATGCTCGGGAAGATTTCAAT AAAAGAGATGATGAGAACTGGATGAAACATACTTTGGG ATATTGGGAGAATGAGAACGTTCGGCTTGAATACAGGCCAGTCCACATGAACACATTAGATGAGGAAGTCGAGAGTTTCCCACCTAAAGCTCGTGTGTATTGA